GTCAAAGTACCGGTTTTATCGGTACAAAGTAGATCCATACTGCCGAAATTCTCCAGAGCGGTCAGATGACGCACGATAACTCCTTTTTTCGCCATGGCCTGCGCCCCCTGGGAAAGCGTGATATTGATGATAGCCGGTAATAATTGCGGGGTAATGCCAATCGCCAAAGCGACCGAAAAGAGTAAGGAATCAATAAAAGGTCTCCGGAAAACCAGATTCAACAGGAAGACGAACAAGGTTAAAACGAGCATAACCCCGGCCAGTAAATAACCGAAGTGTCGTACGCCGCGGCCAAATTCCGTTTCGGGAGCAATCGTTTCGAGATCTTTGGCTATTTGACCGAACTCGGTATGCAATCCTGTCTCTGCCACCAGTACTGTGGCAGTGCCGCTGCGCACATTGGTTCCCATAAAGACACAATTTTTCCGATTTGCTACCGCGGTTTCCGCCTCAACAGTCACTGCTTCTTTCTCAACGGCAAAGGCCTCTCCGGTCAGAATCGATTGGTTGACATGAAACGCCTCGCATTCCAGAATCAACCCATCGGCAGGAATCAGGCTTCCTGCGGAAAGCAGAACAATATCACCGGGTACCAGCTCAATTGTTGGGATTTCCAACTCCTGCCCGTTGCGAAGCACGGTGGATTTCTGTTGAATGCGCGAGCGCAGTTCGCTGATGGCATGATCGGCACTGTATTCCTGCAAAAAGCTGAGAACCGCGCTGGCCAAGACAATGACCAAAATAATGATGGAATCAAGCCAGTCACCGGTTGCGGCCGAAATTGCTGTTGCGATCAGCATAATCAAAATAATCAGACTTTTGAATTGATTGAGAAAAAGCCGCAGCGGAACATTTTTCTTCTGCGCCTGAATGGCGTTGGCACCATTCTGCTTTAATCTGCGGGCAGCTTCTTCCCGGCTGAGTCCCGCTCTGGAGGACTGAAGTTCCTGCAGTACGGCGTCGGGAGAAAGACTCCAGTATTTTATTTTCTTTTCCGCTTCCATCTTGATAACACGCTTCTTCCGATCATACTGCCGCAGTAAAAAAACCCTGCCGGTCGATTGAATGCGATTCGTTCTTTCTACCACTGCGTTCGCACAGTACAGGCTGCTGTTTTCCTGCCATCCACACCGGTGGCAGTAAGCACCGCATTTCCGGGTTTCTAAATCTTACGGCCCCGTTGCTCATGACAGCAACGTTCTGTCATGCAACATCATTTATTATACTTTATCTTCAGCGGAAATTACAATACTTTTCCGGGAGACAAATCAGGAAATATTCACTTCAGCGATTTTTCCGCGGCGGTTCAGAAAAGCGCGGTGCTATTGAGCGCGCTGAATAAAAAGAAGAAATTGCCGCACTCAATCGGAATTGAAAAGCAGCAGCCGAAAAAGGATGAGCAGGCTTCTCTTTTGGGAAGTTGCTCATCCTTTTTTCGGTTGATCAAGCAACCTCACTGCTTATTGTTCATAAGGATCTTTGCTTGGTGTTGCCCTGATCCCGTAAATATCATCGTAGGCGGTAAAAGCATTGACCTTTTCCTTGCCCAGCCGGGCACAGAGTGCCTGAAATGCCTGTTCCGCATCTGCTAAAATCCGTTTTTCATCACAGGCCAGCATCTTGCGATTCTCCAGCATGACTTCACCGTCAACAATCACGGTATCGACATCCTGACCTTGGGCATGATAAACAATTCTTTGCACCGGCATGATGCCAAAAGGAGCCAGGTGCGGCTGCCTGGTATTGACAATGATGATATCCGCCCGTTTGCCAACCTCGAGCGAACCTGTCAGATGGTCAATTCCCAGCGCTCTCGCCGCGCGAATGGTACACATTTCCAAGACCCGACCCGGCGGTGCCAGCAGCGGATCATTTTCATGGGCGCGGTGAATAACCTGAAACACCTTCATATCGCGCCAGATATCATAGCTGCGATCCGGAGCGGTGCCGTCGGTGACGATGACAACCTCGCCTCCCGCCCGCAATACTTCATAAACCGGGCAGCGGTTTTTGATATTTGCTCTGGTTGTCGGACCGTGGAACAAAACGGCGCCGGTATCGGCTAAAATTTTGATCTCATTCTCGCTCAAACCCGTCGCATGCGTCAGGGAGGTGGTCGGTCCCAATAATTCCGGGGTGGTATCATAGACAAACTGCACGCCGCCGCCATAGACATGCGTATGCAGCGGCTGATTGTATTCTTTGGCAATGCGGCCCATCTGTTGATTTTTCCAGATGCAGAATTCTCGGGTGTCTCCTTTGTCTCGATTGATGCCGATGCTGCCGGGAGCCACAATACAGATCTGTCTTTTATGTTTTCCGTTGAGAGTTCTGACCGCTGTTTCGGTATTTGCTACCATTTGTTCCGGGGTAAACTCGG
This genomic stretch from Negativicutes bacterium harbors:
- a CDS encoding amidohydrolase family protein; this encodes MFDLLIKNATVITVDAQHRIYQPGFVAVIGDSIAAIGPMQHLPERVEAKKIIDAEGLAVLPGLIDGHGHAGHCLIKTFAEQNDTANPAGWWGSMAEDIYFRHTDEFFWYAEGALAAAERLKFGITTGVSMLGSTPRPDRLENLVAHFEGAGKTGLRQISGIGSCDGPWPKKPVVWQNDRPYETEFTPEQMVANTETAVRTLNGKHKRQICIVAPGSIGINRDKGDTREFCIWKNQQMGRIAKEYNQPLHTHVYGGGVQFVYDTTPELLGPTTSLTHATGLSENEIKILADTGAVLFHGPTTRANIKNRCPVYEVLRAGGEVVIVTDGTAPDRSYDIWRDMKVFQVIHRAHENDPLLAPPGRVLEMCTIRAARALGIDHLTGSLEVGKRADIIIVNTRQPHLAPFGIMPVQRIVYHAQGQDVDTVIVDGEVMLENRKMLACDEKRILADAEQAFQALCARLGKEKVNAFTAYDDIYGIRATPSKDPYEQ